The following proteins come from a genomic window of Lolium rigidum isolate FL_2022 chromosome 5, APGP_CSIRO_Lrig_0.1, whole genome shotgun sequence:
- the LOC124657698 gene encoding cytosolic endo-beta-N-acetylglucosaminidase 1-like: MLKVEAYFFWPINIEVKLDTQFIDNLKEFVNHLTKTVHAAVPGSLVIWYDAVAVNGDLGWQDKLNKYNKPFFDLCDGIFVNYTWKAKYPQDSAAAAGDRKYDVYMGIDVFGRNTYGGGQWDTNVALDLLKKDDISTAIFAPG, encoded by the exons ATGCTAAAAGTTGAGGCGTACTTCTTTTGGCCT ATCAATATCGAGGTTAAACTCGACACTCAGTTCATCGATAACCTCAAAGAGTTTGTCAATCATCTAACCAAGACAGTGCATGCTGCTGTGCCAGGATCTTTAGTCATATG GTATGATGCAGTTGCTGTGAATGGCGACCTCGGCTGGCAGGATAAGCTCAATAAATACAACAAGCCATTCTTTGATTTGTGTGATGGCATATTTGTCAACTATACTTGGAAG GCAAAATATCCACAAGATTCAGCTGCAGCTGCTGGAGACCGCAAGTACGATGTGTACATGGGTATTGATGTTTTTGGCCGAAATACTTATGGTGGTGGGCAGTGGGAT ACAAATGTTGCCCTTGATCTACTGAAGAAAGATGATATCTCTACCGCCATATTTGCTCCTGGATAG